The DNA segment CCGCTGCAGAACCCGGCCCTCATTCTCATCAACCGCATGAAGGTGCAAGGCTTCATCGTCAGCGAGCACATGGAGATCTGGCCCGAGGCCCTGAAGGAGTTGGGCGGGCTCGTCGGCTCCGGCAAGCTGCGTCCGCGCGAGACCATCGCGGAGGGCATCGCCGCCGCGCCGGAAGCCTTCCTGGGCCTGCTCAAGGGCAAGAACTTCGGCAAGCAGCTGGTCAAGCTGGTCTGATGGCCGCGTCCCTGATCTGGCACTGGTCCCGCTTCGACGATCTCGGCGTGCATGCGCTGCACGACGCGCTCGCCCTGCGCTGCCGCGTGTTCATCCTGGAGCAGGGCCCCTACCAGGACCCCGATGAAGCCGACAAAAGCGCCTGGCACCTGCTCGGGCGTGACGCAGCAGGGCGCCTGCAGGCCTACCTGCGCGTGGTCGATCCCGGGGTGAAATACACCGAGCCGGCCATCGGCCGCGTGGTCACGGCGCCCGAGGCCCGAGGCACGGGGGCCGGCCGCCTGATCGTGCACGAAGGCCTCTCGCGCTGCGCGGCCGCATGGCCGGGCAGGGCGGTACGCATCAGCGCGCAGGCCCACCT comes from the Paracidovorax avenae ATCC 19860 genome and includes:
- a CDS encoding GNAT family N-acetyltransferase, whose amino-acid sequence is MAASLIWHWSRFDDLGVHALHDALALRCRVFILEQGPYQDPDEADKSAWHLLGRDAAGRLQAYLRVVDPGVKYTEPAIGRVVTAPEARGTGAGRLIVHEGLSRCAAAWPGRAVRISAQAHLQRFYGEAGFTAVSPEYLEDGIPHVEMLWTPTSAPA